CCACGTCCACGCCGGCTCGCAGATCGAAGAGGTGGGCATCTACGACGATATCCTCGGCCAGCTTCGCGAGCTCTACCAGGCTTACGGCGAGGCCAAGCTCTTGGACATCGGCGGCGGCTTCGCGGTGCCGGGCTTTCCTCTGGAGGCCTTCGCCACCCGCGTGCGCGGCTTCGCCAAGAGTTTCGGCCTGACCCTGATGATCGAGCCGGGGCGCTACCTGGTGGCCCAGGCGGGCGTCCTGCTCACGCGCGTCCTGCACGTCAAGGACGGGCCCGTCACCCACGTCATCGCCGACGCCGGCATGGCCGAGCTCATCCGCCCGGCGCTCTACCGCGCCGAGCACCCCATCCGCCTCATCGCCGCGGACGCCGAGGACGCCGAGGACAGACCGCAGACGGTGGTGGACATAGACGGGCCCCTCTGCGAGAACGCCGACCGCCTGGGCCGCGGGCTCAGCCTGCCGAGGCCGCGAGCGGGCGACCTCCTGGCGGTCGAACAGGCCGGCGCCTACGGCCTCGGCATGAGCTCGAACTACGCCTCGAGCCTGCGCCCGGCCGAGGTGGTCATCCTGGGCGGCGAGGTCAGGGGCGAGGTCAGGCTGGCGCGCGCGCGAGAGACGGTCGAGGACCTGCTCGCGCTCGAGGTCGCCCCCGAAGTTGCTCCTCAAGCGGAGAGCTGATACGACGGGGCTCGAGGCCTACTGGGTGGCGCTGCTGGGTGGCGCTACTGGGTGGCGGGCTCGCTGCGCCGCCGCTCGAGCCTGCGCCTCAAGAAGATGAGCGTCACCATGAGCACGGCGAGCAGTGCGGCGATGAAGATGGTGAACTGCAGCCGCACCGCTCCCGGCGCGACCAGCCTGCTCTCGCCGCCCAGCTCGAAGGGCGCGCCGAGGCTGGCGGCTACGATCTCGATGTCTCCGTCTCGGAGCGGGCGCAGGTCACTCAAGCTGCTCAGCCGCACCTCCTCCTCGCCCACCAGGGCGCTGCCGTAGGCCAGGGTGTAGGGTCCCTCGCCCCGCGCCAGGAAGACGAGCCGCTCGGGAATCTGGCCGAGCTCCAAGGTCACCTCCTCCAGGCGCAGGCCCGACAGCGCCAGACGCCAGTAGCGGTCGCTCACCGGCACGAAGCTCGCGGTTTGGTCGGTCTGCGCCCCTTCGAGCCTGTAGAAGAGCCCCGCGAAGCGCTCCTGCCAGCCGCGGTTGGGCCCCGTGGCCGAGGCCAGGGTAACCTCGGCGAGCGCGTTTCCGGCCGGCATGACGAGGCGCATGCTGTCGACGGTCACCCAGGCGGCCAATTCGAAGGTGTGGAGGTTGCCCTCGCTCGAGACGAGCCCGGGGCGCCACCACTGCCGCGCCCCTTCGTCCACCCCGGTGTCGAGCTCGACCTCGGCGTGGGTCAGCGCCGGCAACGGCAGCGGGCTGCCCCCGCTGTGGATGAGGCGGATATAGCTCGCCCGCCGCGCCGGCAGGCCGATCTCGTTGCGGGTCAAGACCACCTCCTGGCCGCGCAGCCCGGCCACCGTCACCGGCTCGCTCCAGGGTTCCCAGCTCAGCAGGTCGTCGCTCGACTCGACCGCGATCACGCTCATAAAGGAGGCGGACTCGTCCCAGAAGAGCCTCAGCCCGCTGATCTCGCCGTCCACCGCCGAGGCGTCGATGAGGTAGCTGGCCGGGCCGGGGTCGGGGTCGTCCAGGCCGAGCACGCCCTCCAAACCAGGGTCCTCGTCCGTGTCGGCCGCGGGCGGCGTCGCGGCGGCGGGCGGTTGTTCAGCCTCTACCGCATCCTCTTGGGTCGCGAGCGAATAGGCCGGCACGCGCTCCAAGCGGGGCGCGGGCACATCGATCTCGGTCGCGCTGACCACCACGTGCGGGACCACCTGCCCGGCCGCGTTGAAGACGCGCAGGTCCCGCAAGCCCTCCTGGGTGACCCCCTGGTAGACCTCCGCCGGCAGGGGCACGCTCTGCAGGGGCGCGTCGCTGAGGATGTCGATCCGCATGCCCCGGGCAAAGTCGTCCGGACTGGACGCCGGCTGCGCCTGGCCGGCCAGCGAGAGGACGCCCAGACAGAGAACGGCTACCCGTAGCGCGGCTAGCCACAGACGGCGCACGCCACCCGGCCAGGGTCTGGCTGCCAGGGACAGGGACGGGAGAGGGGACGAGGGCAAGGCTCGAGCAGGACGGCGCTTCATAATGCCTCCAGTCTTAACACAAGCAGCCCCCTAGAATTGCAGCCCGAATCTTATTGTCCTCTCTTGTTACCATTCTTTTCTTGTTAAGTAGCCATGCAAAAGAAATTGTGGAAGCTGCTCCCCTTGCCTTCGCCAGATTGTGGCTCTTAGCGCTGAGAACTTCACAAGAACTTTTGTGTAGGTGCTTACCATTCTTTTCTTGTTACCATTCTTTCTCATTGCCATTCTTATCGCCATCTTATTGCCATCCGCGCTGCCGTGCTCCCTCGTTGCCGACCGGCGGGGTCTCCACGGCGAGCGGTGCTATGCTGAGCTATGTTGACCTTAGAACGCAAGGCAAGCTACCTGAGCGACCGCTGGCGGGACGCCGCCAAGACCTTTGGGGTCATCAACCCCGCCACCGGCGAGAGCTTCGCCGAGATCGCCGACTGCG
This window of the Deinococcota bacterium genome carries:
- the lysA gene encoding diaminopimelate decarboxylase, translating into MQADSSGRDSSERDRLLSDIAERFGTPTYVYDLGEVSRQLGRLKLALPGALIYYAVKANPAGAVMGHLARQGLGAEVITLGELARALRAGFPAERVILGGPAQPEAMRAQAREAGVALVSLDSPSQLQAWEAQGSAEDGGTRFLLRLNPGLDPGTHEHLATGAAESKFGMPFDTVAELAEGLAERGRLAGFHVHAGSQIEEVGIYDDILGQLRELYQAYGEAKLLDIGGGFAVPGFPLEAFATRVRGFAKSFGLTLMIEPGRYLVAQAGVLLTRVLHVKDGPVTHVIADAGMAELIRPALYRAEHPIRLIAADAEDAEDRPQTVVDIDGPLCENADRLGRGLSLPRPRAGDLLAVEQAGAYGLGMSSNYASSLRPAEVVILGGEVRGEVRLARARETVEDLLALEVAPEVAPQAES
- a CDS encoding DUF3999 domain-containing protein, with amino-acid sequence MKRRPARALPSSPLPSLSLAARPWPGGVRRLWLAALRVAVLCLGVLSLAGQAQPASSPDDFARGMRIDILSDAPLQSVPLPAEVYQGVTQEGLRDLRVFNAAGQVVPHVVVSATEIDVPAPRLERVPAYSLATQEDAVEAEQPPAAATPPAADTDEDPGLEGVLGLDDPDPGPASYLIDASAVDGEISGLRLFWDESASFMSVIAVESSDDLLSWEPWSEPVTVAGLRGQEVVLTRNEIGLPARRASYIRLIHSGGSPLPLPALTHAEVELDTGVDEGARQWWRPGLVSSEGNLHTFELAAWVTVDSMRLVMPAGNALAEVTLASATGPNRGWQERFAGLFYRLEGAQTDQTASFVPVSDRYWRLALSGLRLEEVTLELGQIPERLVFLARGEGPYTLAYGSALVGEEEVRLSSLSDLRPLRDGDIEIVAASLGAPFELGGESRLVAPGAVRLQFTIFIAALLAVLMVTLIFLRRRLERRRSEPATQ